Within Actinoplanes sp. L3-i22, the genomic segment GGCCGTCCGCCGGATTTTTCTCCGGACCAGGATCAAGCGTTGCCGGCGGGCGACTCGACGCTGCCGATCCAGACTGTGCCGTAGTTCGGCGGTAGGGCCTGGACCGCGGCGGCGATTGCCGCATCGGGGTCGTCGGTGTCCAGAAGTGCCGGCGGCAGGGGTTCGGCGATATTCCCTTGGAGGCCGGCGGGATGCGGTGCGTAGGTGATGAAGCGGGGCCCGCGGTCGAACCAGATCCAGGGGCAGTCGTGCGTGAACGGATAGTGGGAGCAGCGGCTGAAGTGCAGGGTGTTGTGACTGGTGTAGGGAAACAGGTT encodes:
- a CDS encoding DUF6193 family natural product biosynthesis protein, with the translated sequence MPTLDEVRDATWNGTLGRAGDGWVAMRVRQLTSAAQSTPLRNLFPYTSHNTLHFSRCSHYPFTHDCPWIWFDRGPRFITYAPHPAGLQGNIAEPLPPALLDTDDPDAAIAAAVQALPPNYGTVWIGSVESPAGNA